The genome window tatttcactctGTGACATTCGTGCCCTACTCATCGCTTACCTGTGTcactcttcccctccctctctgcccagAGCCTCAAAAGGGCATGGCTTTGATCTTGAAGTGAGTTGGGGTTTTCAATCCTTATAAGGTTGATCCGCTCCTCACTGAAGTCCAGCTCTCGCGCCAACTCTGTGGAGGAGAATAAATCACAGTAATGATTTCGATGGCACAGTTatgcatttgaaatgtttggCAGCAAACATTAAGTAATTATGTATCTTTTAAGTTTGCTACCTTGATCACTGCAGCTAACGTTTGACTCACCTGTCCAGCTGAAGCCCAGATGGTCAGCTATAATGGCCAACCgttgctcttttctctctgcttcatcCTGTGGATCTACTGTAAATACCACCAGACAGCCATGAGCGGTCAGAGCCGCAGAGTATACCAAATCAGACCACATTTACAAAAGGAATTGACAGAAATCTTCACTGGCTtccttgacagattttttttcatttttggaggggggggtaATTCATTACATTGAATCAAGAAACCTAAAACAAGTACATGAAATGCCTGCAAAGAATAGCCATGATAAACCTAGTGGTGGTACTATGAttaagaaatgtacatttcaatAACTAGAGGAGTATTAGCATTACATGCAATGGTTGAAATAATCTTTAGAACACTTTAGACACTAAGTTGTCTTCCCAAGTTCCATAAAGCCTTTAAGTCAATCTTGAGATTCTCAGCACACATAGAAGGAAAGATAGACGTcattacagacacaaacacagcacaagtGACACAGTCACATGGATTCTTCAACTACAATTGGGACTCAACtacaagagacagagaggcagcacCTTTACAGCTGCAGTGTACTAATGAGGCACAACAGATAGAGAATAGCCCCTTAAACTTGGGGGATACCTTGACTTTGATCTTTATCATCTGGGATTCGCTGCATCTGTGTCTCAACAGGGTCGTCCCACAGTGGTCTAATGGGAAAGACGTCTCCTGAGGGAGGGAACTGCATCTCAGGGAAAGTTTCTCTTTCTATTATTGATGGATCGATGAGACTGCTCTCATCATCCGAGTTGGCAGCTGCAGCCTCatgttctttctctgtctctgcctgcgCCAATCTTGCCACAAGTTTTGCGGCTTCATCACTTATCTCTTCAAAGAAATCAATGGACTGTTTGCATGGCTCACTTGTCTCTTTAGTGGGCGTTGTTGGCTGAGATGACTGACCGCTTTTGCCACGGACTGGCAATCTGGACTGGAAGCTTTTAGATTTTGCTGAATCAGCACTCTTTTTAGCGGATGGCTTGGTGGTCTCCCCCTCACAGAAGCTCTTGGCTTTGGAAGATGTCTTGGTTTTGGCATCCACAGAAGGACCTGCATCTGTCTCAGATTTTCTCCTTGAATCCTTTTTTACAGGAACCTTAAGCTTTTTGTCTTGGGTTGACTCGGCACGCTTGACACTAGAATCAGGCTTTAAAGTGCTAGCCTTGATGGGTATTCTAGATTTTGATTCGGAAGTGAAGGAGGCCTCTTTTTTAAGAGTTGCTGAAGAGGAGGTTGAATGAGATGGCGAGGGAATTGTGGATTTTCCCCGACCTTGAGCAGCAGACTTagcttgtgttttcactggagTCTTTTTAACACTACTGGCAGAACTTTGTTTGGACTTGCCTGTTTGTTTGGGGGCTTCTATCACTGATTGAGGTTCCTCTGGAGAAGAGTCAGAGGACTCTTGGCCCTGCTCAGGATAAACTGATCTGGTGACTGTAGTTTCTGCTGTCTGTACATTCGTTATCATTTGGTCAGGGCAACTTGTGTCTAAATCTAAACAACcttcatttacatgtttttctgttttagtctCTAGACCTTCAGGGGATGTCTGATCTTTCTTTGCAGATTTGGATGAAGCTGAAATGCCCATTTTAGGGATTTTACATTTGGAGGCATCAGCTTTCAAGGCTGGCTGGTCACATTCAGTTGGGGACTGAAGCTCAGCTGTTTCTTTTGATTTCTCAGTCTCCTCAGTCTTTACCTCTAGTGTTAGATTGAGGCCAACTTCGGGTTCTTCTGCTGATCTCACAACTTCCTGACTGGGCTCTTCTAAGAGAGGCTCCTCTAAAGGCTGTTCTCCTATCTGGAAAAAGGCAAAGCCACCCGCCTCTTCCTCATAGCTCCTCTTAGTCATATCAATAGCACCACTTCGGGTCATCTCAAAGAGTTTCCCCTCTTGGAATAGGAAGGGGTTGGGCTCACTGGTAGGAGTGCTCTCTTCTGTTGGTGTCCTACCAGGTGTTGTGTCTGGAGTTGCTTGGAGAGACTGACGATCTACTGCCAGATTCAGTAtcttttgttcctcctctttGACACGTGCTGCAAAAGCAGCATCATCCTCCCGCATGGTAGACCATGAGTCAGTGTCCACCCTTGCAGTGACACCTTTTGACTCAGTTCTGGGAGGTCCCAGtgcatcatcatcctcttctgTATCATCATAGATACAGACCTCCggtttgaacatttcttttgatCGACCTATGGAAGCAGTTGCAGCTTCTGGTGCTCCTGTATGCACCTTATGATCCTCTTTCACCTCATCTGTTACATTGCTACCTTGTTTTTGTGCACCAATCTTTTGATCGGTAACACCTAACTTTTGACCACCCTTGccatcacttttgttttctcttgatttCCTCAAACTCTCCTCCTTTTGctcatctgttctgttttcagcGTTTGGTGTTCCAGCAGACTTTTTGGCAGTACTGTCTTTATCGGCAGATGGTGGGACTGTTTGTGCCTGTGCGGTTTCGAGTTTGGATTTTGAATGATGCTGGCCTGAGACAGACTGAGGTCCCTCTGAAGTGACACTGGCTGTTGTGTTCTTGACCTCTTTGCTGTGGGATCCATCATGCAAACCTGCtgaaaaaggagagggaggttGTACTTTAATATGGGgatcaacaaaaacagctaaCTTTGAATCTTCAGCGGGTCTACTGAGCCCACATTCACTCTGCGAAAGCTTCCCTCTTGTGGGCTCTAATGTTTCATAGCTGTCATCCCCTATTTTGGCATCTGCTGAAGGGAACAAATCTTTTCTAGAGTTTTTTTTGCTCCTCGCGTCTTGTTCCatttcatcaaatgttttaattttggcTGCCATCTTAAACATCTCCTCCTCTGGAGTGAGTTTTCTCTTAGCTTCATAGCTGTCTGATGTATCCTCTTCTTCTGGATCTTCAGGGATGACAGCCGGTTTGGATGGAACAGAGAGGAATGTATGGTCAGGGGGTTTGGGGTTTACCTCATAACTTACCTCTTCAGAACTAGGAGTATCAGGGGAGAGGGGACTCTTACCAGAACTCGTCATCTGAGATGTCTGCTCACAACTGTCATCATCAGCACTAGCCTCATGGTCTCGAAGCAGCCTACCACGCAAAGCATCTTGGGGGAATTCTGTAGCTTTGCAGGGTTCTGGATGGCTAGATGGTTTACTAGGTGAGCCTAGAGCTGTTGGGAAGGACGGGTGGCTTTTTTGCTCTACAGGGCTGCTCTCTAAGGAGTCATGAGGGGGTGATTCCTCGGTTGGGCTAGGGTCAATTGAGTCTGGGGATTTATGGGAGGAGTTTTCTTCCATGAGAGGACTACCCTCTAGAGAGTCTCTGTGGCTTATTGTCAAAGAGTCATCAGCTAATGGACTGAGGGCATCTGAGTCTTGTTTTAAAGGCAGTTCTAAGCTTTCATGACGCTGAGATGACGATCTAGAGGCTGGAGAACCAACTAATGACAATGCTAGCTGACGATCAGGGCTCTCGTCATCGCTAAGAAAAGTCTCTATAGTCTCTGAAATTTGCTTTGTAAGCTTCTGAGGTTTAGATGGCTTAGACTCACTCCTCCTAACAGATATGGACTCACTTGTAGTGTGGTCATCTGCAGCCTCGCTGGAAGAGACAGGGAGGGTCAATTCTGTAGACAGTTGGTCACCAGCGGCCCTTATACCAGAGTCTCCAGACTTCTCTGtgtctttactttcttttttgaCCGTAGTGGCAGTTGCTGCCAAAGTTGTCAAGGTCTGCTGTCCAGTTTTGggagaaagacacacactctctgggCTTGTGCCTGGAGTGGCTAGACCCTCATGTTTGTAACTGTCCTCAGAGCTCATATGAGGGGTTCCATCTCCAGAACTGGCACTTAGTGAGTCTGCTACACCCTCATGTTTTAAGCTGTCAGAGCTATCATCAAGGCCACCATTCCCAAAGTCTACAGTTTCAGTTAGCTCTGAATGGGCAGCAGCAACTGACttggtttctttctctctgtcttgctgGGTAGTCTCTTTCTTGCGAGGTTTGGAATCCAAAGATACTTCTCGTTCTTGGGAAACACGCGAGGCCATTGCTTTGGTTGTGGATTTTGACTGGGTGGTTTCAGATTTTGTGGTTTTCTCTGATCTTGGTGTGGTGGATGATTTTAACTCAAATAGCCCAGACTTTCTCTTTGAGGGGTCCTGCCCAGTTTGAAATGCTTGCATCAGCTCTTTAACTGACATAGTCTCTTCAAGTTTTTCAGATTCAGCTTTGGGGGACTTTGGAGGGCCCTGTTTTGATTTAGGgctttctttgggttttggagaGGATTTGCCCATAACAGGCAATTGTGAAGGCTTGCTTCCGGTGACCTTTTTGCTCTTTTGCTCTGCCTCTACTTTCTGCTGTAAGGCTTTGACTTTGTCCTTTATTGACCCAATGGGGGTTTCTTCAACGACTGGGGATACAGGTGATGCTGGGGCAGGAGCTGCAGGCACACTTAGAAGGGCACCTGTGTCTGTTGATTCCTCTGCATGCCCCTGGTCTTTCCCCTTCCTCCTGACTGGCTTTTTAAcatctccagcagctgttttgtCCTGCACTTTGGTTAAAGCGGTTGGTTTTGCACTTCTGCGTAGCACAACATCAGTGAATTTTTCTTGGACGACTGGTTCTTTTTTAGCTTTCGTTTTGGAGCTCACAGGTGCATCCAGGAGGTATTCTTTCAGGTCACCACTGTCCTTTATGGCTTTAGGTCTGGGGGCTCCTCTGTTAGCTCTACTTTCACGTAAGACAGGCTCTTGCATTTCTAAGGCTGCCATCCTTTTGGCCTCCTCTACCTCACTGTCTGAGAGGAGAACCCACTCCTCAGCCATTCTAGCTGCTTTTGTTAtcttctctgctgcctctccctCGTAAGTTCCACTCCTCAGTATTTCACTGACTTTCTCTAGGTCCTCTTTGACTTTCTCTAAGTCCTTCTCCATTATTTCTAATGGCTCTCCAGAAACATCCTCAGTCCCTTTCTCTAGACCACACCCTCCTAAAGAAGGGGATTTCTCTGTGGAGTCTGCAGTCAAGATGGCAGTCATTTTGATCAAATCTTGTTTCATCTCTGACACGTCGGATAGGAGGTCTGGTTCTCGGATCAGCTCTGATTTCAGGACTGATGTCTCCGTCTCTTCATCTTCCATATGGAAGAAGAACAAGTAAGGagtaaagaaaatcaaaaattcaaatgaaaggaGACAGACATTGGAGAATGTGGTCAGGACAAGATTGGAACACACTGCAGGGATCATAGGACAACAAATTCACATTGGGTTCTACATCAGGGTATTGGAGGAATTGGGCTTATACTTTCATGTCTCTGGGGAACTGTGGGGGAGCAAAGGCTAAATAATACCAATGGCAAATGATATGAGCAGGAAATAACTTGCTTATACACTCAGCACACCCACACTCACAAGACAAATCTATTGAACAAGActgaaagacatttaaaaaaaaatataccaACTATGAGGGACTATGAATGACTAGATAACCAAGAAACCAACAAATACAATGGAACAagggaaaacaaaggaaacaaagaaagaccATCAAGACATCTCAAGATTGCTCagaatgtcaaaaatgtcaatgtGACTTGAAAACAACTTAGAATACTAGTTGCTTCTGTCAAAGAAAGCCAGTGATAGTCTATACAACAAAAGATGATTTGTCATGCTTTTAATTCTGGACAAAGCAGATCATTCACTTTCACAAAATCAAAGGAGGATTGctaaaatacaagaaaaaacatcttgcaTGGAGGGGCAAAACTTTAAACTCCTTTTGCCCGCCGTTCAGGCTTATGCTTAACCTACACAAGTaactcaaatgaaaacaaataactgtGTACAAAACCATAAGCAGATGGTATTGTGAGGGGACATTCCGACATAACCacaccaacaaaaaacaacaacaaattagCTGTTATTAACAAGACATTACATGTAACTATTCAGACATACAAGCACACGCATACACATTAATGTAAGGCAAGTTATTTCCATGCATAGCGAAGGGAAGTGCTGATGGAAAGGTTGCGGTAAAGAGTGAGTGGAAAGTTCTGCGTACTGATTGAGTTTACAGTTAGTGCAAAAGAGATGCTCATGATCAAGAGCTGCTTGCTAATATGTCTTCATTCAGTAATGTGGTGAGTTCTTGGTCCAGTTACACAAATACTGCCAATATACATTGTCAGTTATATCTACATCAAATATTCTGTACATATTATACATATTCCATTCCtcttaaaaacacatacatgcgATTTAAGAGAATAACACATGACCCATATATGTACAGGCTAATTAAATTGCCCATGTAAATCTTATTTGCCATTTTCCATTTTAGCCATGTTCACATTACTACATGAACAAGGTTAGAAGGGTAGGAGGGGAAGGATTCAGAAAGCTTGCTTTGCCATTACACAAGAGGCATACAACTAGAGGGAATGCTAATATTCTTCAACCCTAATCTCTTGAAACTGTGTGCTTTTGCAATTGCTAGCACCCAGTTTCAGGAACTCTAAGAGCAAGTGCACATGGGTGTGAGCAACCAAGGTTGGGGAACTTTTACATCCCACAAGCAGGTTTCAATAATATTAATGATCTCTCATTAATATTTATGTTAATATTATATCAATATCAACAGTCTGTCATTGACCTAACCTCTACAAAGTCAGCCTTTATGTTACGGAAAGATGTGTTTTGATGCGCATTTAAATCTGTGctatgaaaaaaagtgaaatgtgttgcagtCACAATACGTGGCaagatttttttgattttggagaGGTATTATTGTGTACGAAACCACAACATATTTTTGGTGTCGTCTATGCAGCTTAAAAATGCGGGCATTTTAATTCCAAAACACGTAGCTAAAATATGTGACCTGGCTGCATGAACACAACCCCAGTTGCATCCATCCACCTACCTCAAGCTAATTTGGAGTCACTAAATGACCCTACAGGTTCAACATAATAAATAACGAAAGTGGCTGCCTGCTTCTGACCAGCAAAAAACTTAGAGGTCTTTGTCAAATAAACATCACCACAGTATGAATGAGCTCAATTTTTGAGTACATACGTAGATGGCAGCGTCTGACTCTTTCTCCACATGTCCGATCTCAAATTGTGAGGGGGACAGAGTTAAATTGAAGACATTGTGGCAGGTGtgaaatcagaaaaagaaagtaaagagtGAAGTTAAGCCTCAGGAGAAACAGAACATAGATAGGGGGAGGTGCAGGAAAGAAATCTTTGTTTGACAAGACGAAAAAACATGAAGCTTAAAGGGCTTTGATTAGATGGATATGATCTACAGCTATGCTAAGGGCTTAAATggcagtgtcagtgtgtcagtctgaTTATTGCTCTGTTTAACTTCATTAGGCTAATCACCCATACAATATCAGTATTTTGTCATATTAGTTTGATTAATGAAGATAAGCACACATGCAATATCATTAAAGAATAGCAATATAATTTAGTATATTATTTTGTGGAATAAAGAAATTTAAATAGGAAAACAATGTCTTACATTTCTCTAGCATTCTGCtggtctggaaaaaaaacatgggaaaTAGATCACCGTTAGTCTTCTTTCATCCACTGGATGTCTTGTTATTCTAACTACTATTACTACAACAACTGCTAGTTGATATAAAGAACACAATGGACAAACAGCAAACGACAGCAAAAATGAGCTATGCCACTGACAAATCACACACTAGTCTActacaataaacaaaatatatctaaaatacaacatttgaCTACTTGTGAACACGTCTTTGATTTAGTCTTGATGACAAGGCAGTGGACAGGCTAGGCGAGCAGAGCTAGTTagtagaagagagagagagaagcggTGGCTGCTTTTACCTCTTCCTCTTGCTCTTGGTCTGAATCGGACTCCTTTTGGGAGCAAGAAGCAGCAAGAAGCAGAAAGATGTACAAATAGAAATGATAGCAACGTTAAAGAGGGAAAAAGTGACAGTGGACAATGTATGGTTACCATAGCAACGAAGACAACCAGTCAGTGTGATTTCTGGGAAAGCCGCGgtgattgttaaaaaaaagcattacagGCAAAGATTTTCACGATAAAATAAGATTCATCTTTCACATGATTTCCTGAATCATACAAAATATGTTTCTTGCCTCTTGAACTAGCCATGGTATGCAGACTAGCCATCACACTGTGTGACTTATTGGAGGCTCACTGGGTAGAAAGTCAGTGTTCACAGTTGAGTAGCACGGCATTACTAATGTGCGATTTGAGATGCCAAACTTTAAATATAAGAAATAAGAATTTGCTACTAGAAATATTGCTTAGAATCTAATTAAGGTTATGTCTTGCAAAGGTATTACAACTGATAAGTTGGAGATTAGTATGTATTACAGCATTACAGGGGGAATAGGCTCAAGTTTGCAGTATGGTCCAGGTTATTGGAATGCTTTTCATGGTAAATTATAGCTGCAAACGCACAGTTTTACTTATAAGAACTAACAAGATACGCAACCTCTGTTGAGTCAAACAACAGTAGGGTGCCCTTACCTTGCAGTGTGATGGGAGGGTGATGTTAAGGTTGCATATGGCATTTTGGGTGAGTGACCTGTAGTTCCTGGGTTCTTTCATAAAGGACAGACGGCCACATGGCTCCTGAGTGTTGTCTCTGATCTGCAACAGCCAAGCAGTTCAGCAATAGTCAGGAAAAGTCTATCTTATATGCACACAATATGCAAGAAAATCAATACGGTGACTTATGGTTGAATATTGCTGcacattacatattttaaaaaaatagttcTTACTTTGATGAAGAGTGCtagtctgttttctttaaaggcAAAGAAGCTGAAGAGATGGTGCTGGCCACTTTTGGTAAGGGGAACAAGGTTTCCAAAGCAGTCTGCATAGATAGGTTTGCCTTCAAGTACCTTGGATATATAACAGGCAGGTGAGTACAAGGGCTAAATAACACATGGTAATGATAAAAAGTAATTGCATCCATTTTCAACCCAGCCTAACTGTTGAATATAGCATTTCAAAAAGTATATCCTATGCTCTCCTTCCTCACCTCCACGTCTCGGCTGCGGGCCACCTCAGTAAAGTTCTCCTGCTGCTCTAGGGTTTTGTCAATCTTGTCGTCTGTCATGCAGAAGCAGCGCAGTCGGGCCTCAATGGGATCGTGCGTCTTTGCGAAGATAACAAACTTGGCCATGTAAGGGACACAGATGATCTCTCGGTACACCTGAGTGGAGAAGTTGACAGATTCCTGGACTTGCCGACAGTCTATCAGCCAAAATCTAGAAAGCAGAGTGGGGTTGGGAAGAATCGGTGAGACTGAGTATTTGCTGGCTGCCTCATTTGAGTTAAATCAGACCAGTAATAGATTTACTTGGGTAACAACAAACTCTTTTTTGTGATACCTGGCAGATACATTGGTGGTGAAGGAGACACAGTCATTGATGAATGTTAATGGAGTGGTTCCGGTTATGTCTTCCCATTGAGCAGGCGTTGTTCCACCTACACATGGATGCAAAATATCCGATTGTTATATTAGACTGTGAGCATATGTCTTGCTGGTCTATTtgcaggttttgtgtgtgtgtgtgctctctaACCAGTGATACTACAAAGCAGTCGTAATGTGGGGGTGTCCCCTCCGAAGCCATTAAGGATTGGGTCGGAGTTGGTCTTGGGGACGGGGATGGTCATGGTAATGGGTTTGTGGAACTTCCTCCTGCGTGGCTCCAAAGTGACGATGGGACTGAAGGTGGCCTTGTTGCCCAGGATCTTCCTCACTACATCCACATTCACTGGCTGGGCCTGATGGAGTAAACAGAGAATATAATGACCTATATTCTTATTGTCAAGAAATCCTACACAGGTCATGCACAGGTTGGTCTTCTGACTGAAGGgttaggattagggttagggttagcttGGTTAGGGTTTGCTGGAGTGTACTTTGTACCAGATTCTTCAGCTGACTCCAAtctgtgcagtgtttcccaATAATTAACAAGACTCAGTTGGCCAACAATAGTCTAGTTTGCTAGaatatatgacattttaaaataaattacagaaAAAGTAACTTTTCCATGAGATGCATCTGTAAATGTTCATTACAAGTGTACGAAAACTTTTGACCATGTCAACAGGTatactgatgtttttgtcaATTACCTGTAGTCCGACCCTTATCCTCTTGGTGAGGGCCCCCTCGGGGAAAACCGCCTGCACTTGGGGCACAACAGTGCTGCTCAGGACGCCTCCTTCAGGACCAATAAGATTGCTGTCTTGCTTGATGCGAGACACCACAGCAAAGTATTGTGGGAAATCTCTCGTGATGATACGGCAAATGCGcttcttctccagctcctctggcGTGTCCAGCTCTGGAAGAGGACGGCAGCAGAGAGTGACATGTGTCAGAGACAATAATGTAGGAGCAAACTGACaggttttctgctgttttccccGCAGACGAACTGACCCTCATCCATGCCGTTGAGTATCTGGTTGAGCTCCTCCTGCGTGTGTTCACAGTGATGCTCCTTCCAGCTCTCTCCGGTCTCGCTCCTCAGTATTACCAGCTCCCTTTCCTTTCCCCGTAGCGCAGCGAAGTGGGGGATCTCCACAATTACAGGACTGGAGGGGGAGAGGCCAGGTAGTGTGAGTGAGTAAATACAGAATGTCATGGACGATAGCATAAAGTGTGTCTAAATGTCTCAAGGCATGTGTCTCTTTTTCAATTTCTTGGCTTTACATATGACACTGCTAGCATTAGCGTCTTACTGCTTATGCCAACAGCCTTTGAACCAATTGGTCAGAGGTGAATGTCCGTCCTAGCGGGTGTTCATCAATTTAGTCCACCAAACACAATCGAGGTGATagttaataaatcatttttgaaCAAGTAGAGACATGTAAACTATGTATTAttgactgtttttgtgtgacttCAATATTGATCAAGTTAC of Acanthopagrus latus isolate v.2019 chromosome 10, fAcaLat1.1, whole genome shotgun sequence contains these proteins:
- the ank2b gene encoding ankyrin-2b isoform X5; its protein translation is MAHAAAHIKKARSEMDQPPDLKALEKARERRRRSRERAERKRKSDSNTSFLRAARAGNIDKVLEYLKGGVDISTCNQNGLNALHLAAKEGHVDLVQELLDRGAAVDSATKKGNTALHISSLAGQAEVVKLLVKRGADINAQSQNGFTPLYMAAQENHLDVVRYLLENGGNQSTATEDGFTPLAIALQQGHNQVVSILLENDTKGKVRLPALHIAARKDDTKSAALLLQNDHNADVQSKMMVNRTTENGKSGFTPLHIAAHYGNVNVATLLLNRGAAVDFTARNGITPLHVASKRGNTNMVGLLLDRGSQIDAKTRDGLTPLHCAARSGHDTSVELLLERGAPLLARTKNGLSPLHMAAQGDHVDCVKHLLQHKAPVDDVTLDYLTALHVAAHCGHYRVTKLLLDKRANPNARALNGFTPLHIACKKNRVKVMELLVKYGASIQAITESGLTPIHVAAFMGHLNIVLLLLQNGASPDVSNIRGETALHMAARAGQVEVVRCLLRNGAIVDARAREDQTPLHIASRLGKTEIVQLLLQHMAHPDAATTNGYTPLHISAREGQVETASVLLEAGASHSLATKKGFTPLHVASKYGSLDVAKLLLQRRAPPDSAGKNGLTPLHVAAHYDNQKVALLLLDKGASPHAMAKNGYTPLHIAAKKNQMEIATVLLQYGAETNILTKQGVTPLHLASQEGHADMAALLISKGAQINVQTKSGLSALHLAAQEDKVAVSEILAKNGANLDQQTKLGYTPLIVACHYGNAKMVNFLLQNGASVNAKTKNGYTPLHQAAQQGNTHIINVLLQNGAKPNAITVNGNTALGIARRLGYISVVDTLRVVTEEIITTTTTVTEKHKLNVPETMTEVLDVSDEEALRCIDDDAISDDSMDEEEGDDTMTGDGGEYLRAEDLRELGDDSLPGQYLDGMNYLRFSLEGGRIDSSDRSFTPTHHSYYSPKHEGMMDELLNCQVTSLARENERDSYRLSWGTENLDNVALSSSPIHSGHSSPCPDHGDHSSFLVSFMVDARGGAMRGCRHNGLRIIIPPRKCSAPTRVTCRLVKRHRLATMPPMVEGEGLASRLIEVGPSGAQFLGKLHLPSAPPPLNEGESLVSRILQLGPPGTKFLGPVIVEIPHFAALRGKERELVILRSETGESWKEHHCEHTQEELNQILNGMDEELDTPEELEKKRICRIITRDFPQYFAVVSRIKQDSNLIGPEGGVLSSTVVPQVQAVFPEGALTKRIRVGLQAQPVNVDVVRKILGNKATFSPIVTLEPRRRKFHKPITMTIPVPKTNSDPILNGFGGDTPTLRLLCSITGGTTPAQWEDITGTTPLTFINDCVSFTTNVSARFWLIDCRQVQESVNFSTQVYREIICVPYMAKFVIFAKTHDPIEARLRCFCMTDDKIDKTLEQQENFTEVARSRDVEVLEGKPIYADCFGNLVPLTKSGQHHLFSFFAFKENRLALFIKIRDNTQEPCGRLSFMKEPRNYRSLTQNAICNLNITLPSHCKESDSDQEQEEETSRMLEKYEETETSVLKSELIREPDLLSDVSEMKQDLIKMTAILTADSTEKSPSLGGCGLEKGTEDVSGEPLEIMEKDLEKVKEDLEKVSEILRSGTYEGEAAEKITKAARMAEEWVLLSDSEVEEAKRMAALEMQEPVLRESRANRGAPRPKAIKDSGDLKEYLLDAPVSSKTKAKKEPVVQEKFTDVVLRRSAKPTALTKVQDKTAAGDVKKPVRRKGKDQGHAEESTDTGALLSVPAAPAPASPVSPVVEETPIGSIKDKVKALQQKVEAEQKSKKVTGSKPSQLPVMGKSSPKPKESPKSKQGPPKSPKAESEKLEETMSVKELMQAFQTGQDPSKRKSGLFELKSSTTPRSEKTTKSETTQSKSTTKAMASRVSQEREVSLDSKPRKKETTQQDREKETKSVAAAHSELTETVDFGNGGLDDSSDSLKHEGVADSLSASSGDGTPHMSSEDSYKHEGLATPGTSPESVCLSPKTGQQTLTTLAATATTVKKESKDTEKSGDSGIRAAGDQLSTELTLPVSSSEAADDHTTSESISVRRSESKPSKPQKLTKQISETIETFLSDDESPDRQLALSLVGSPASRSSSQRHESLELPLKQDSDALSPLADDSLTISHRDSLEGSPLMEENSSHKSPDSIDPSPTEESPPHDSLESSPVEQKSHPSFPTALGSPSKPSSHPEPCKATEFPQDALRGRLLRDHEASADDDSCEQTSQMTSSGKSPLSPDTPSSEEVSYEVNPKPPDHTFLSVPSKPAVIPEDPEEEDTSDSYEAKRKLTPEEEMFKMAAKIKTFDEMEQDARSKKNSRKDLFPSADAKIGDDSYETLEPTRGKLSQSECGLSRPAEDSKLAVFVDPHIKVQPPSPFSAGLHDGSHSKEVKNTTASVTSEGPQSVSGQHHSKSKLETAQAQTVPPSADKDSTAKKSAGTPNAENRTDEQKEESLRKSRENKSDGKGGQKLGVTDQKIGAQKQGSNVTDEVKEDHKVHTGAPEAATASIGRSKEMFKPEVCIYDDTEEDDDALGPPRTESKGVTARVDTDSWSTMREDDAAFAARVKEEEQKILNLAVDRQSLQATPDTTPGRTPTEESTPTSEPNPFLFQEGKLFEMTRSGAIDMTKRSYEEEAGGFAFFQIGEQPLEEPLLEEPSQEVVRSAEEPEVGLNLTLEVKTEETEKSKETAELQSPTECDQPALKADASKCKIPKMGISASSKSAKKDQTSPEGLETKTEKHVNEGCLDLDTSCPDQMITNVQTAETTVTRSVYPEQGQESSDSSPEEPQSVIEAPKQTGKSKQSSASSVKKTPVKTQAKSAAQGRGKSTIPSPSHSTSSSATLKKEASFTSESKSRIPIKASTLKPDSSVKRAESTQDKKLKVPVKKDSRRKSETDAGPSVDAKTKTSSKAKSFCEGETTKPSAKKSADSAKSKSFQSRLPVRGKSGQSSQPTTPTKETSEPCKQSIDFFEEISDEAAKLVARLAQAETEKEHEAAAANSDDESSLIDPSIIERETFPEMQFPPSGDVFPIRPLWDDPVETQMQRIPDDKDQSQVDPQDEAERKEQRLAIIADHLGFSWTELARELDFSEERINLIRIENPNSLQDQSHALLRLWAEREGKSDTETTLIKRLTKINRMDIVHLIETKIIKSTQDETTSHTYAEIERTIALDHSEGFSALHEDIDSPRPGRRTEATRRSPGSGQEVPMVSAEDLSSSLSSLHETMGRSETDSTATGLLRNAQKEKLQKEMETTYSSQRIYEELTDTVHTGSFKQADDLPDIPSQTVTEEKYTDEHGNIVVKKITRKVIRKYVSPDGMETQEVTIEGSHQETVQIEEGDAVSRVVKRTVLRSEGDQKELTFSEPLALGAATSSEFEVEPVQGRKVSKVVKTTVVRGERMEKQMGDPSLAADLPSAREDFEKALSYTGGFGKMLVPHVVEKEVVQDDGSVVKRSHMRKSRTQKRTVMRDAQGKHVHLERLDDTPDALQPDALQQHLHQLLRRYCEDDREEEGEDGDEEEEGGDIDESFD